A single region of the Liolophura sinensis isolate JHLJ2023 chromosome 9, CUHK_Ljap_v2, whole genome shotgun sequence genome encodes:
- the LOC135474805 gene encoding eukaryotic translation initiation factor 5A-1-like — protein sequence MADENFDTVESGASNTYPAQCSSLRKGGHVVMKGRPCKIVEMSTSKTGKHGHAKVHLVGLDIFNSKKYEDICPSTHNLEVPIIKRKDLQLVDINDGYMSLMDDNGETREDLKLPEDDLGKEIKEKYENDEQILITVVESMGLEAAVATKAMTKG from the exons ATGGCAGATGAGAACTTTGATACCGTTGAGTCTGGTGCATCAAACACCTATCCTGCCCAGTGCTCTTCTCTACGCAAAGGGGGCCATGTTGTCATGAAGGGACGCCCATGCAAGATTGTGGAGATGTCTACATCAAAAACTGGGAAACACGGTCATGCTAAG GTTCATCTGGTTGGGCTCGATATATTTAATAGTAAAAAGTATGAAGATATTTGCCCCTCAACTCACAATCTGGAAGTACCTATTATCAAACGCAAGGATTTACAG TTAGTAGATATAAACGATGGATATATGTCATTAATGGATGATAATGGAGAAACGCGAGAAGACCTCAAACTGCCAGAAGACGACTTGGGAAAGGAAATTAAGGAAAAATATGAGAATGATGAGCAAATCTTA ATTACTGTCGTTGAATCAATGGGGTTAGAGGCTGCTGTGGCCACTAAGGCTATGACAAAGGGTTAA
- the LOC135475733 gene encoding uncharacterized protein LOC135475733, with protein MSISYISRERFQLVRDEDAHRRAALAITKAQGLIIMAGAGLGADSGIPTYRTNEDFWIAHPELKDIGRGIPEMSNSELFREDPSLAWGFIATRLKLYRSSAPHKGYLLLRKWSDAMECGYFVFTSNVDRHFIRAGFAPDRVVERHGSLEFLQCQDARQSSEVLSTPSDFDIRLDPDSLRAFPPFPSVLVQRSTENCQHPPLLATKIVIKHKSDATVRNFAECQHCVSTTLPARPNIRLFNDDHWISEHILDMEGKFHRFVKDNLACRLKKFVVIEIGVGVTVDTVRPTTDKLAENYKDLCTLVRINPIEPEVPDNRKHISLRMTALEALEQIDKYINEANLIPGTS; from the coding sequence ATGTCTATTAGCTACATATCACGCGAGCGTTTCCAACTGGTACGAGACGAAGACGCTCACCGTAGGGCTGCCCTGGCGATCACCAAGGCCCAGGGGTTAATCATCATGGCAGGTGCCGGACTGGGGGCAGATTCCGGGATCCCCACCTACCGGACAAACGAGGATTTCTGGATAGCACATCCGGAACTCAAGGATATCGGACGTGGAATACCGGAGATGAGTAACAGTGAGTTATTTCGGGAGGATCCTAGTTTGGCCTGGGGTTTCATAGCCACTCGACTAAAGCTATATCGTTCTTCAGCTCCTCATAAAGGATACCTTCTTCTCAGAAAATGGTCAGACGCCATGGAATGTGGCTACTTTGTCTTTACCAGTAATGTAGACCGCCATTTTATCCGTGCTGGATTCGCACCAGACAGAGTCGTAGAGAGGCATGGTAGTTTAGAGTTCCTCCAGTGCCAGGATGCAAGACAGAGCTCCGAGGTTTTGTCAACTCCGTCAGATTTTGATATTCGTTTAGATCCCGACAGCTTAAGAGCTTTCCCGCCATTCCCGTCAGTACTGGTTCAGCGTTCCACAGAAAACTGCCAACATCCCCCTCTGTTGGCGACGaaaattgtaataaaacataaaagcgATGCCACAGTGAGAAACTTTGCAGAATGTCAACATTGCGTTTCCACAACCCTGCCGGCTAGACCAAACATCAGGCTGTTTAATGACGATCATTGGATAAGTGAACACATTCTAGATATGGAGGGCAAATTTCACCGATTTGTAAAAGACAATTTGGCGTGTCGGCTAAAAAAGTTTGTCGTGATTGAAATCGGAGTCGGTGTTACCGTCGACACTGTTAGACCTACTACTGACAAACTGGCTGAGAATTACAAAGATCTATGCACACTGGTAAGGATAAACCCAATTGAGCCGGAAGTACCAGATAATAGGAAACATATTTCACTACGCATGACTGCACTTGAGGCTTTGGAACAAATTGACAAATACATCAATGAAGCAAATTTAATTCCCGGTACCTCATGA